Proteins encoded in a region of the Mucilaginibacter sabulilitoris genome:
- a CDS encoding NADP-dependent isocitrate dehydrogenase — MKTKIAVANGDGIGPEIMQAVLKIFEANDVQLEYEFVEMGKSYFDAGHSTGMTAKAKETIETLGLLFKGPMETPKGKGVKSINVTARKVWNTYANQRDFRTLNGVDTVFSKAGIPINLTIIRENIEDTYGGIEHLLTYDVAVGRRIITRPGSEQVIRYAFEMARRKGLKKLTCGHKANIMKLTDGLFLETFQKVAPEYPDIEASDIIVDDLCMKLVTRPQTFEAIVLTNLQGDIVSDLCAGLVGGLGFAPSANIGDNISIFEAVHGTAPDIAGKGIANPTALLLSGISMLRFLGFSKNAADIENALLYTLEQGVHTGDFGDRSIPASNTTEFTEAIIANLGKVPASGGVFSNTNFENKASHVQPLKNKLTVTSNIKEEMIGVDVFVESKIQPNELAEIAKTVLTDNFELVMISNRGTQIWPTGSIYTELVNEYRVRFEKKAGREITQKELLHIAADFSERVKVCSVEFLMNFDGKIGYTLAQGQ, encoded by the coding sequence ATGAAAACCAAAATAGCAGTTGCCAACGGAGATGGGATCGGACCGGAGATAATGCAGGCCGTGCTTAAAATTTTTGAAGCCAATGATGTACAATTAGAATATGAATTTGTGGAGATGGGAAAATCGTATTTTGATGCAGGCCATTCAACCGGGATGACGGCAAAGGCCAAGGAAACCATCGAAACTTTAGGCCTGCTGTTTAAGGGTCCCATGGAAACACCTAAAGGTAAGGGCGTTAAAAGTATAAATGTAACCGCCCGCAAAGTATGGAACACTTATGCCAACCAACGCGATTTCCGAACACTAAACGGTGTTGATACCGTTTTCTCTAAGGCGGGCATTCCTATTAACCTAACTATTATTCGTGAAAATATTGAAGATACTTACGGAGGTATTGAGCACCTGCTTACTTATGATGTAGCAGTTGGCCGCAGGATCATTACCCGCCCCGGCTCAGAGCAGGTGATCCGTTATGCGTTTGAAATGGCGCGTCGCAAGGGCCTAAAAAAACTGACCTGCGGCCACAAAGCCAATATCATGAAACTTACCGATGGCCTGTTCCTCGAGACCTTTCAGAAAGTAGCCCCGGAATATCCTGATATTGAAGCATCTGACATTATCGTCGACGACCTGTGTATGAAGTTGGTAACACGCCCGCAAACATTTGAGGCTATTGTGTTAACCAACCTGCAGGGCGATATTGTGTCTGACCTGTGCGCCGGATTAGTCGGCGGCCTGGGTTTTGCGCCATCGGCCAATATTGGCGATAATATATCCATATTTGAAGCTGTGCATGGCACGGCGCCTGACATTGCGGGCAAAGGTATTGCCAACCCAACGGCCCTGTTACTTTCGGGTATTTCAATGCTGCGCTTTCTGGGTTTTTCAAAAAACGCAGCTGATATTGAAAACGCGTTGTTATACACACTGGAACAGGGTGTGCATACCGGCGATTTCGGCGATAGATCAATTCCCGCTTCAAACACTACCGAATTTACCGAAGCCATTATTGCCAACCTGGGTAAGGTACCGGCCAGCGGCGGAGTGTTCTCCAACACCAATTTTGAAAATAAAGCCAGCCACGTGCAGCCATTGAAAAATAAGCTCACCGTTACCAGCAATATAAAGGAAGAAATGATTGGTGTCGACGTTTTTGTGGAGTCAAAAATACAGCCCAATGAACTGGCCGAAATTGCCAAAACCGTACTTACCGATAATTTTGAGCTGGTCATGATATCAAACCGCGGCACACAGATTTGGCCCACCGGTTCTATTTATACCGAACTGGTGAACGAATACCGCGTTCGTTTTGAAAAAAAGGCAGGCAGGGAAATTACCCAAAAAGAGCTACTGCACATAGCGGCCGATTTTTCTGAACGGGTAAAAGTTTGTTCGGTAGAATTCCTGATGAACTTTGACGGAAAGATAGGCTATACCCTGGCGCAGGGGCAATAA
- a CDS encoding 5-(carboxyamino)imidazole ribonucleotide synthase, with protein MKAFYGDLKLGILGGGQLGRMLIQQAINYNVTVKILDPDREAPCRKLCDEFTVGSLGDYETVYNFGKNVDLLTIEIEKVNVDALEQLEKEGVLVYPQSRIIRLIQDKGLQKQFFKENDIPTADFQIISSPQQLQQSYIPFPYIQKLRKDGYDGKGVYKVADESYLPGAFKEPSLIEKWIDFEKEIAVIVARNEKGDVSTFPLVEMEFNPEANLVEFLISPSTLSFEIQQKAEQIAKKIAESLKIVGLLAVEMFLDKHGKILVNELAPRPHNSGHQTIEGNVVSQFEQHLRAIFNQPLGDTACLNNAIMVNVLGEAGYEGPAIYQGIEKVLNVPGVYVHLYGKALTKPFRKMGHVTIVDVDREKAIEKARFVQKTLKVIS; from the coding sequence ATGAAAGCATTTTACGGAGATTTGAAATTAGGTATCCTGGGCGGCGGTCAGTTAGGTCGTATGCTGATACAACAGGCTATAAACTATAACGTTACAGTAAAAATTCTTGACCCCGACCGCGAGGCGCCTTGCCGCAAACTATGCGATGAGTTTACTGTGGGCTCACTGGGCGATTATGAAACCGTTTACAATTTTGGTAAAAATGTCGACCTACTTACCATTGAAATTGAGAAGGTAAATGTTGATGCGCTTGAGCAACTGGAGAAGGAGGGGGTGCTGGTATATCCACAATCGCGCATTATCAGGCTGATACAGGATAAAGGACTTCAGAAGCAATTTTTTAAGGAAAACGATATCCCTACTGCCGATTTCCAGATCATATCATCACCGCAGCAATTGCAGCAAAGCTATATTCCGTTCCCTTATATTCAAAAACTGCGTAAAGACGGTTATGATGGCAAAGGGGTTTACAAGGTAGCCGACGAAAGTTATCTGCCCGGCGCGTTTAAAGAACCCAGCCTGATTGAAAAATGGATAGATTTTGAAAAGGAAATAGCGGTAATTGTGGCCCGCAATGAAAAAGGCGATGTAAGCACATTCCCATTGGTGGAAATGGAGTTTAACCCGGAAGCCAACCTGGTTGAGTTTTTAATATCACCATCAACACTATCATTTGAAATACAACAAAAAGCCGAGCAGATTGCCAAAAAAATAGCCGAAAGCCTCAAAATAGTTGGCTTGCTGGCGGTCGAAATGTTTTTAGATAAACATGGCAAAATACTGGTTAATGAACTTGCCCCACGTCCGCACAACAGCGGGCACCAAACCATTGAAGGTAATGTGGTTTCGCAGTTTGAACAGCATTTAAGGGCTATATTTAATCAGCCCTTAGGCGATACAGCCTGCCTCAACAACGCCATTATGGTAAATGTTTTAGGCGAGGCTGGTTATGAAGGCCCGGCCATTTACCAGGGTATTGAAAAAGTATTGAATGTGCCGGGAGTATATGTGCATTTATATGGGAAAGCCCTTACTAAGCCGTTCCGCAAAATGGGCCATGTTACTATTGTAGATGTTGACAGGGAAAAAGCCATTGAAAAGGCTCGGTTTGTGCAGAAAACACTAAAGGTGATTAGTTGA
- the purE gene encoding 5-(carboxyamino)imidazole ribonucleotide mutase — protein sequence MSQPKVAIIMGSKSDLNVMQDAADVLKELGVEYEITVVSAHRTPDRMFSYARAAADRGIKVIIAGAGGAAHLPGMVASLTHLPVIGVPVKSSNSIDGWDSILSILQMPNGIPVATVALNAAKNAGILAAQILSTADEYLVQNLINFKEDLKKKVEDSAKEMEG from the coding sequence ATGAGCCAGCCAAAAGTAGCCATAATAATGGGCAGCAAATCGGACCTGAACGTGATGCAGGATGCTGCTGACGTGTTAAAAGAATTAGGTGTGGAGTATGAGATCACAGTGGTATCGGCACACCGCACACCCGATCGTATGTTTAGCTATGCACGTGCCGCTGCCGATCGTGGTATTAAGGTAATTATAGCCGGTGCAGGCGGTGCAGCGCATTTGCCGGGCATGGTGGCTTCGCTAACCCATTTGCCGGTGATAGGGGTGCCGGTAAAGTCAAGCAATTCTATTGATGGCTGGGATTCTATCCTTTCTATATTGCAAATGCCAAATGGTATCCCGGTTGCTACCGTGGCTCTAAATGCCGCTAAAAACGCGGGTATATTGGCCGCTCAGATACTATCCACTGCGGATGAATACCTGGTTCAAAACCTTATCAACTTTAAAGAAGACCTTAAAAAGAAGGTAGAGGACTCTGCAAAGGAAATGGAGGGGTAG
- a CDS encoding YqgE/AlgH family protein: MLSQISAAAGRLLISEPFMMDPNFKRSVIILTEYSAEGAMGFILNHHSEFMLGDVLPDVSYSEMPVYDGGPVAKNTLHFIHCCPDKIEGGIEITHGIFWGGDFEQAKELVSNYQVTENEIKFFAGYSGWTPQQLDEEIQQDSWIVADNFKAETLFSGDEQNLWREVVIGLGQRYAHIANFPENPALN; this comes from the coding sequence ATGCTTAGTCAAATTTCGGCTGCCGCGGGGCGTTTACTCATTTCGGAACCTTTTATGATGGATCCGAACTTTAAAAGATCGGTTATCATACTAACGGAGTATTCTGCCGAGGGTGCTATGGGTTTTATATTAAACCACCACAGTGAATTTATGCTGGGCGATGTACTGCCTGATGTATCCTACTCCGAGATGCCGGTTTACGATGGCGGACCAGTGGCTAAAAACACGCTGCACTTTATACACTGCTGCCCCGATAAAATAGAGGGCGGTATTGAAATTACCCATGGCATATTTTGGGGCGGGGATTTTGAACAGGCTAAGGAACTGGTATCTAACTACCAGGTAACCGAAAACGAAATAAAATTTTTTGCTGGTTACTCCGGATGGACTCCCCAGCAACTCGACGAAGAAATACAACAAGACAGCTGGATTGTTGCCGATAACTTTAAAGCCGAAACATTATTCAGCGGCGACGAACAAAACCTATGGCGAGAAGTAGTGATAGGTCTCGGCCAGCGCTATGCCCACATTGCCAATTTCCCGGAGAATCCGGCGTTGAATTAA
- the pdxH gene encoding pyridoxamine 5'-phosphate oxidase produces MNQQEIQDLRQDYTAATLSEKDTKASPVSQFEQWFNEALAAKLHEPNAMTLATATPNGKPSARIVLLKGFNEHGFIFYTNYLSRKGKEITKNPQGALTFFWGELERQVRIEGTIEKLSKEDSEKYFHSRPKGSQIGAVVSPQSQEIDGRETLEKKWSELETEYEGKEVPKPSFWGGYILNPQMVEFWQGRSSRLHDRILYKKVDKKSWKKVRLAP; encoded by the coding sequence ATGAATCAGCAGGAAATACAAGATTTAAGGCAGGATTATACTGCCGCTACGTTGTCCGAAAAAGACACTAAAGCAAGCCCGGTAAGCCAGTTCGAACAATGGTTTAACGAAGCTTTAGCCGCAAAATTGCACGAACCCAATGCCATGACGCTGGCTACGGCCACGCCAAACGGCAAGCCATCGGCCCGAATAGTGCTGTTAAAAGGCTTTAATGAGCATGGTTTTATATTCTATACCAACTACTTAAGCCGCAAGGGCAAGGAGATTACCAAAAATCCGCAGGGTGCCTTAACTTTTTTTTGGGGAGAACTGGAACGCCAGGTACGTATTGAGGGCACTATTGAAAAACTGAGCAAGGAAGATTCTGAAAAATACTTCCACTCGCGCCCCAAAGGTAGCCAGATAGGAGCGGTGGTATCACCGCAGAGTCAGGAAATTGATGGTCGTGAAACACTGGAGAAAAAATGGAGCGAACTGGAAACCGAATACGAAGGTAAGGAAGTTCCGAAACCATCATTTTGGGGCGGCTATATCTTAAACCCTCAAATGGTTGAGTTTTGGCAGGGACGCTCAAGCCGCTTGCACGACCGCATTTTGTATAAAAAAGTTGATAAAAAAAGCTGGAAGAAAGTACGTTTAGCGCCATGA
- a CDS encoding NADH-quinone oxidoreductase subunit C, producing the protein MMFNDIKLLLTQKFGEAVITGEEKDGLQSALIINPDDIAAVCLELRNNPETYFDFLSSLSGVHYNDDTNRYGVVYHLASIPYKTQLTLKVSKPHDRESNDLPEFKSVTSVYRTADWHEREAYDLLGIFFEGHPDLRRILLPDDWEGFPLRKDYKNAEYYKGIKID; encoded by the coding sequence ATGATGTTTAACGATATTAAGCTGTTACTCACCCAAAAATTTGGTGAAGCCGTAATTACTGGTGAAGAAAAAGACGGGCTGCAGTCCGCCCTGATCATCAACCCGGATGATATTGCGGCAGTATGCCTCGAGCTGCGCAATAACCCTGAAACCTATTTCGATTTCCTGTCGAGCCTGAGCGGGGTGCATTACAATGATGATACCAACCGCTACGGCGTGGTTTATCACCTGGCATCCATTCCGTACAAAACACAGCTTACCCTTAAGGTGAGCAAACCGCATGATCGTGAAAGTAACGATTTGCCGGAATTTAAAAGTGTAACCAGCGTTTACCGTACTGCCGACTGGCATGAACGTGAGGCCTATGACCTGCTGGGAATATTTTTTGAAGGCCACCCCGATCTGCGCCGTATCCTGTTACCTGATGATTGGGAAGGTTTCCCATTGCGCAAGGATTACAAGAACGCGGAGTATTATAAGGGTATTAAGATAGATTAG
- a CDS encoding threonine aldolase family protein, whose amino-acid sequence MQLTVDLRSDTVTKPTPGMLEAMWSAKVGDDVLGEDETVNELEQKAAAIFGMEAGLFCPSGTMTNQIAIKCFTQPLDELIADQTAHVYRYEGGGIAFNSAVSTRLLEGYRGIITAEMIEPEINAENIHYPHTSLVVLENTVNKGGGSCYTLRDIEPIAALCKKRGLKLHLDGARIFNALTYTGDKAVDYGKYFNGISVCLSKGLGAPVGSILLADAETIKYARRIRKVMGGGWRQAGFLAAAGIYALDHHVERLKIDHAHARILGEELGKLPWVSNVMSVETNIVLFDTVEPASAVLNKLAAHGIKAGDTAKHRIRFVTHLDVHAEQIEYLVKVLKEM is encoded by the coding sequence ATGCAATTAACTGTCGATTTACGCAGCGATACCGTAACCAAACCCACACCGGGAATGCTGGAGGCCATGTGGAGCGCCAAAGTTGGAGACGATGTTTTAGGAGAAGATGAAACCGTTAACGAACTGGAACAGAAGGCTGCCGCTATTTTTGGAATGGAGGCAGGGTTGTTCTGTCCGTCGGGCACCATGACCAATCAGATAGCTATTAAATGTTTTACCCAGCCTCTTGACGAACTCATTGCAGATCAAACCGCACATGTTTACCGTTACGAGGGCGGGGGTATTGCTTTTAATTCGGCGGTATCAACGCGCTTGCTTGAAGGTTATCGGGGTATTATTACCGCCGAAATGATTGAACCGGAAATAAATGCCGAGAACATCCACTATCCGCACACCAGCCTGGTGGTGCTCGAAAATACGGTAAATAAAGGCGGGGGTAGTTGCTATACCCTGAGGGACATCGAACCTATTGCTGCACTATGTAAAAAGCGTGGACTAAAGCTGCATTTAGACGGTGCACGCATATTTAACGCCCTGACCTATACCGGCGATAAGGCAGTTGACTATGGTAAATATTTTAACGGTATATCTGTTTGTTTATCAAAAGGTTTGGGTGCACCTGTGGGGTCGATTTTACTGGCTGATGCCGAAACTATAAAATATGCGCGCCGTATTCGTAAAGTAATGGGTGGAGGATGGCGCCAAGCCGGTTTTTTGGCCGCGGCTGGTATATACGCCTTAGACCATCATGTAGAACGCCTGAAAATTGACCACGCGCACGCCCGCATTTTAGGCGAAGAGCTGGGTAAACTGCCATGGGTAAGCAATGTAATGTCGGTAGAAACCAATATTGTACTGTTTGATACGGTTGAGCCAGCCAGCGCTGTACTAAATAAACTGGCCGCGCATGGCATTAAAGCCGGCGACACTGCCAAACATCGCATCCGTTTTGTAACCCACCTTGATGTTCATGCCGAGCAGATAGAATACCTGGTGAAGGTGCTTAAAGAAATGTGA
- a CDS encoding IS1182 family transposase, giving the protein MLNQQQQIQFSAFSGLYDLIVPKDNLLRKINDLVDFTFIYDELISKYSITNGRAAESPVRMFKYLLLKTIYTVSDVDVVERSQYDMSFKYFLDMSPEEGMIDPSSLTKFRKLRLKDNDLLNLLIGKTVTIAIEKGLIRSKSIIVDATHSLSRSNPYSALEVLRERSKLLRKAVYAIDEDMKAGMPEKNTADELEKELAYCSALEKYIEADQPLCQIPAVKEKLNLLKETVADTQEHYIVSKDKDAKTGHKSADSSFFGYKTHLAMTEERIITAAVVTSGEKGDGPELPQLLEISQKNGIEVEAIIGDTAYSGKDNLKIATEQDIKIVAKLTPAISQGTRKEEDKFDYNKDAGMFVCPAGHLAIRKAREGKKNVGKNQSYLYFFDVEKCKICPLKDGCYKPGAKTKTYSVTIKSTTHQEQQAFQETEYFKEKAKNRYKIEAKNSELKNVHGYDRAIAYGIENMQMQGALAIFTVNLKRIIKLIG; this is encoded by the coding sequence ATGCTTAACCAACAACAACAGATACAGTTTAGCGCGTTTTCAGGTCTTTATGACCTGATCGTTCCTAAAGACAATCTTCTTCGGAAGATCAATGACCTGGTAGATTTTACATTTATCTATGATGAACTGATCAGCAAATACAGCATTACTAACGGCCGGGCAGCAGAAAGCCCCGTGCGGATGTTCAAATATCTGTTGTTAAAAACGATCTATACGGTTTCAGATGTAGATGTTGTTGAGCGTTCGCAGTATGATATGTCGTTCAAATATTTCCTGGATATGTCACCGGAAGAAGGAATGATCGATCCGAGTTCATTGACCAAGTTCAGAAAGCTGCGGCTAAAGGATAATGATCTGTTAAACCTGCTTATTGGTAAAACGGTGACCATAGCTATTGAAAAAGGGCTCATCCGCTCAAAATCCATTATTGTTGATGCTACCCATTCCCTGTCGAGATCCAACCCGTATTCAGCATTGGAAGTATTGCGGGAACGTTCAAAGTTACTCCGCAAAGCTGTTTATGCGATAGATGAAGATATGAAGGCAGGCATGCCCGAAAAGAACACAGCCGACGAATTGGAAAAAGAACTGGCTTATTGCAGTGCATTGGAAAAGTATATTGAAGCCGATCAACCGTTATGCCAGATACCTGCGGTAAAAGAAAAACTGAATCTATTGAAAGAGACAGTAGCAGATACTCAGGAGCACTATATAGTATCTAAAGACAAGGATGCCAAAACCGGCCATAAATCAGCTGATAGTTCCTTCTTTGGTTATAAGACGCATTTGGCGATGACGGAGGAACGGATTATTACCGCTGCGGTGGTCACTTCGGGAGAAAAAGGTGATGGTCCGGAGCTTCCCCAACTTTTGGAAATCAGTCAAAAAAATGGTATCGAAGTCGAAGCAATCATTGGTGATACGGCTTATTCCGGGAAAGATAATCTTAAGATAGCAACTGAACAGGACATCAAGATCGTAGCCAAACTTACACCGGCGATTTCTCAAGGAACCAGAAAAGAAGAAGACAAGTTTGATTATAACAAAGATGCAGGTATGTTCGTATGTCCGGCGGGACATTTGGCTATCCGCAAAGCCAGGGAGGGGAAGAAAAATGTCGGAAAAAATCAATCTTACCTTTACTTTTTTGACGTTGAAAAATGTAAGATATGTCCATTAAAAGACGGCTGTTACAAACCCGGGGCTAAGACCAAAACCTATTCAGTAACTATAAAGTCAACCACACATCAGGAGCAACAGGCTTTCCAGGAAACAGAATACTTTAAAGAAAAGGCTAAAAACCGATATAAGATCGAAGCTAAAAACAGCGAGTTGAAAAATGTCCATGGGTATGATCGGGCAATAGCCTATGGAATCGAAAATATGCAGATGCAGGGTGCATTAGCGATCTTCACTGTCAACCTGAAAAGGATCATCAAATTGATCGGCTAA
- a CDS encoding YceI family protein, with translation MKKIMYPMLIVLFVSFSAFIAVTTWKVKEPYEIKFANGRIHGEFTGLKANIQFDKAHPEESKISASIDVNTLSTGFFIKTSHAKDALDADNYPTISFTSTGVTKTANGYDANGKLTLKGVTKPVTIHFTFDDKGNEGVFKGDFRVIPKDFNITKNGTPDDLAITLNVPVTK, from the coding sequence ATGAAAAAAATTATGTATCCAATGCTGATCGTATTATTTGTCAGCTTTTCGGCTTTTATTGCTGTAACCACTTGGAAAGTAAAGGAGCCCTATGAAATAAAATTTGCAAATGGAAGAATCCATGGAGAGTTTACGGGCCTGAAGGCCAACATACAGTTTGACAAGGCCCATCCCGAAGAATCTAAAATTTCGGCATCAATTGATGTTAATACACTTAGTACCGGCTTTTTTATTAAAACCAGCCATGCCAAGGATGCTTTGGATGCCGACAATTATCCCACTATCAGTTTTACATCAACAGGGGTAACTAAAACAGCTAATGGGTACGATGCCAATGGCAAATTAACCTTGAAAGGTGTTACCAAACCGGTTACTATTCATTTTACCTTTGACGATAAAGGCAATGAGGGAGTTTTTAAAGGCGACTTTAGAGTAATACCGAAAGACTTTAACATCACCAAGAATGGCACGCCGGATGATCTTGCCATTACCCTGAACGTCCCGGTGACCAAATAA
- a CDS encoding DNA topoisomerase IB encodes MNRLLKKLEKIGRDPKITAKAVGLRYVSDSSPGYTRKKSGKGWSFYDADGKLVKDKEQISRFNKLVIPPAYTNVWISPYENGHLQFTGTDAAGRKQYRYHAGWNQIRNQSKYHRLQTFASYLPAIREQVDKDLARRNLDHDKVVALVVRLMELTGIRVGNEEYKKLYGSFGLTTLQNRHIKIEGSNMRFEFKGKKGVFHKVTLQSKKLARLIKQCRDIPGKELFQYYNEAGERCSIGSGDINDYLKNITGEDFTAKDFRTWAGSVSALYAFKDAGEFATVTECHKKIVGVLDEVAINLGNTRTVCKKYYVHPSVIKSYEEGTIFKYISHLDEDNDVKAAELNKAEKALLNLLETEKLAEAS; translated from the coding sequence ATGAACCGTCTTCTTAAAAAGCTCGAAAAAATTGGTCGTGACCCCAAGATCACCGCGAAGGCAGTTGGCCTCCGCTACGTATCTGATTCATCGCCGGGATATACCCGGAAAAAATCGGGCAAGGGCTGGAGCTTTTATGATGCCGATGGTAAGCTGGTAAAAGATAAGGAGCAGATATCCCGCTTCAACAAGTTGGTGATTCCGCCGGCCTATACCAACGTATGGATATCGCCGTATGAAAATGGCCACCTGCAGTTTACGGGTACCGATGCCGCCGGGCGCAAACAATACCGGTACCATGCCGGCTGGAACCAAATCCGTAATCAAAGTAAATATCATCGCCTGCAAACTTTTGCATCCTATTTACCCGCTATACGGGAACAGGTAGATAAAGACCTGGCCCGCCGTAATCTTGACCACGACAAGGTAGTGGCTCTGGTGGTACGTTTAATGGAACTTACCGGTATCAGGGTAGGGAATGAGGAATATAAAAAACTTTATGGATCTTTCGGACTTACCACCCTGCAAAACCGGCATATAAAAATTGAAGGTTCAAATATGCGCTTTGAATTTAAAGGGAAAAAAGGTGTTTTTCATAAGGTAACACTACAGAGTAAAAAACTGGCAAGGCTGATAAAGCAATGCCGGGATATTCCGGGAAAAGAACTTTTTCAGTATTATAATGAAGCCGGTGAGCGGTGCAGTATAGGGTCGGGCGATATTAATGATTACCTTAAAAATATAACTGGCGAAGATTTTACTGCCAAAGATTTCCGCACATGGGCGGGCAGTGTGAGTGCCCTGTATGCTTTTAAGGATGCCGGCGAATTTGCCACCGTAACCGAGTGCCATAAAAAAATTGTCGGTGTGCTTGATGAGGTAGCCATTAACCTGGGTAACACCCGCACAGTTTGCAAAAAATATTATGTGCACCCTTCGGTAATAAAAAGCTACGAGGAAGGCACCATATTTAAATACATCAGCCACCTTGATGAAGACAATGATGTAAAAGCAGCAGAACTTAACAAAGCCGAAAAAGCACTGTTAAACCTGCTTGAAACAGAAAAACTGGCCGAGGCCAGTTAA